The genome window CTCAGAAAGCAAGAGTAATATATCATAAGGCTTAGATGTTTGGGAATGGTTTTGTAAAGGAGACCTTCCAAGATACTTTTAGAGGCGAGGGGTCAAGTTAAAATTCGGAATTTGTGCACGCTTACCCTGAGCGAGTCTCATTCTGACCATTAGTCGACCCTTCCCAGTCTCGGCAAAAGGCTCGTTGTCACGCGGCCGGGTCAGGAAGGCCAATGTGCGAGTGATGTTGGCCACATAGTAGCAGGAAACCTTTAACCTAAAAAGAGGGATGTAAGCAACTTCAATAGGGGAAACTTCAAGCAGTGGAGTGGACACTGGTAGTAGAGGCACATTTTCCCTGTATACAAAGTATTGAGCAATTGGTGAAGAAAAAAAATACCTATGAAAGCTAATCGCTACAATTGTGATGCGTAATGCACTTACTGATATTCCTCCTCTGAAGACGTCGTGGCATTCAGCTTCACCTCAAGTTCATCTGGCAAGGAGATTTCGTTCTCATACAGCATGACATTGTTGATAAACTATGTAGTAGAGGGAATTGCTTATTACAACCTGCAGAAGCAAACAGTCCGTAAATACACAGTACCCATCACCTCAGGGTAATAGTCATTTTACCTTCCTGGTGGTGCCACAGGAGTTCACAGTGAAGTGGAAGTAGGCGAAGCGATCGTCACTGTAGGTGGGACCACAGGCGGGGTCGCTCAGGGTCAGCTGACCGGGGTTCAGACCGGGAACAGAATCCACCTTCACCGCCAGCGCAGTCATCGTTCCGTTAGAGAAACACTCTTGGAGGTGGGGGAGCAAAAGACAGGTAGCCATCAGACCTGGGTTCTGTATTTGTTCCACTTATTGAGCTTGAACCAATGGAACATCACCAAAAGTGCAAACCATGCACATCTGGCACAACTATAAGACTCACAGTATTTGCAAGGAACCCAGGTTTGGTAACCATGTTAAATGACTATTTATCAAAAGTAATTGTTTGAGAACCAACCAGTCAGCGTTTTGAGGAAGCTGCAAGCCAGGGAAAAGTATTTGATGGTCATGTTGTTGTAAGGATTCAACAGAGCCACATCCAGTCTGCTCCTGACAGAGGACGAGTGAACCGACTGGGAACCAATGGGAGAGTTCATTAGTCCAATATTGTATGCATGTATACAGGGTAAGGAAAGCGAGGCTAGCTGCAGCAATTTAGGTTAACATGTTTTGGGAGAGAGTCGTACCTCAAACACTGCGTCCGGCGAAGAGAAGGGCAACGTGATGGTGAAGTCTGTGTCGCCCTCTGTTAAATACCGTTGAGCAAACTCATGGTTAAGCAGCCGCTTGCCAACCAAGACCACAAAGGGCTCTTGGTTCCTGTAATCCACAGTGATGTGGAAGTTCTCCTGATCACAGTTGCCAGTGACTGAGGGTGGCACTACAAGGACaaacagggttgtgttcattaattAAGCACAAAAAACAGGAAGGTACTACTTGAACTTGTCCAAGAAGAAACCTTGTTTtgattgcaaaatgttttgcttcaGTGGGACTGAATAAACATGAACCTGGCAAATCAGGAACAGGACAACTGGGTCCAAATACTCTAAAGCTTAACATTCTTTGAGGAGAGACCGCATAGGAAAACCCAACAGTATGTCTAGTTGGGCTTTCACTGCCAATTTCCTTTCAGGGCAATTATTAACGAGAGGAAACCATTCAACAGTAGTTTGGCGTAGTCCAGAGACATACCAATGTCCAGCAGTACAGCGTCCACAACggcagagtgagagaaaggagcGTACTCTGGAAAGATGACCAGGCCGTAGATCAGCTGAAGAGTGAAGGTTGTGACCCCTTGTTCCGCCCTTCTCTGTAGTGAAGTTAAAAGCATTGGTCAGCATTATTGTTGTAACAGAACTCTATTCAACATCAAGTGACAACTAAGTACATATGGGGACTATTAAAACAAACTATATACTTAAAGTAATGTTGCCCTTATTCCTCTAAATCAAATGCATACAacagccaaaataatggaaacacttgagtaaatgagggatacaaagtacatTTGTGCCATTATTTATATTTTGTTGGTGGCCCACTTATTAGGGCATGTACAAATCACTGCGTGTGGCTTTGCATTTAACAGAAACACACCTCCTTAAAGACCACCGGGTCTGAGAAGGGCACCTCCATCCTGAAGGTCTTCAAGGTGTTGTCCGGGGATCTCTGCTCCTGAACATTGAAGCCCCTGGCGTTGCACTCTGCAACAGTTAGCACCATGGTGGGAAAGGTGATGTTCAGCAGCTCCACATCAAGGTTGAAGGTCCCCAACTCAAGCACAAACACTGCCTGCTCAGGAACTGTGTCTAAGGGCGTGTCTGTTCATTGGCAAACAAAGGAAAACATTTTGAAATGCGGTACAATGGAAGTTGAAAATTGACATTTGTTATTGGGTAAGTCCAGGTATTGCCTCCCCGTTTCAGTACATTTTCTTCTGTTTTGTGCCTAATGAACAACCCAGGCA of Oncorhynchus masou masou isolate Uvic2021 unplaced genomic scaffold, UVic_Omas_1.1 unplaced_scaffold_1128, whole genome shotgun sequence contains these proteins:
- the LOC135529259 gene encoding uncharacterized protein LOC135529259 isoform X4 → MVLNNVRLLTILFNSCFHFLRQAVASGYKMTAVVFSPSKNVMNVDEVQRKGYAIANTPTRLVLRSPHNAEETYLQNVAGVPMRVLSTSTFFEQKWLVTRVDATAVCPTPGAVAFTPEVITWYMPKHIDPLFSSDAFTMLEVYMGIDAKRLNTEEMAARNFSVLVTEAHIIVEIPVGAVGGYFKSHIQDDQYFVTYTIEPMLELLWIEELAHEDTSYKVLFPITTPPMARPPQVRNYTPLDTVPEQAVFVLELGTFNLDVELLNITFPTMVLTVAECNARGFNVQEQRSPDNTLKTFRMEVPFSDPVVFKERRAEQGVTTFTLQLIYGLVIFPEYAPFSHSAVVDAVLLDIVPPSVTGNCDQENFHITVDYRNQEPFVVLVGKRLLNHEFAQRYLTEGDTDFTITLPFSSPDAVFESVHSSSVRSRLDVALLNPYNNMTIKYFSLACSFLKTLTECFSNGTMTALAVKVDSVPGLNPGQLTLSDPACGPTYSDDRFAYFHFTVNSCGTTRKFINNVMLYENEISLPDELEVKLNATTSSEEEYQLKVSCYYVANITRTLAFLTRPRDNEPFAETGKGRLMVRMRLAQGVTME
- the LOC135529259 gene encoding uncharacterized protein LOC135529259 isoform X3 gives rise to the protein MVLNNVRLLTILFNSCFHFLRQAVASGYKMTAVVFSPSKNVMNVDEVQRKGYAIANTPTRLVLRSPHNAEETYLQNVAGVPMRVLSTSTFFEQKWLVTRVDATAVCPTPGAVAFTPEVITWYMPKHIDPLFSSDAFTMLEVYMGIDAKRLNTEEMAARNFSVLVTEAHIIVEIPVGAVGGYFKSHIQDDQYFVTYTIEPMLELLWIEELAHEDTSYKVLFPITTPPMARPPQVRNYTPLDTVPEQAVFVLELGTFNLDVELLNITFPTMVLTVAECNARGFNVQEQRSPDNTLKTFRMEVPFSDPVVFKERRAEQGVTTFTLQLIYGLVIFPEYAPFSHSAVVDAVLLDIVPPSVTGNCDQENFHITVDYRNQEPFVVLVGKRLLNHEFAQRYLTEGDTDFTITLPFSSPDAVFESVHSSSVRSRLDVALLNPYNNMTIKYFSLACSFLKTLTECFSNGTMTALAVKVDSVPGLNPGQLTLSDPACGPTYSDDRFAYFHFTVNSCGTTRKFINNVMLYENEISLPDELEVKLNATTSSEEEYQLKVSCYYVANITRTLAFLTRPRDNEPFAETGKGRLMVRMRLAQDASYNTFHQEEDYPVVRYLRQPLQFEVELTTTSDPKVALVLDHCWATLNEDRDSRPRWNLIINGSLSIVMWSSVMPVVPLAATVVDNV